Genomic segment of Deltaproteobacteria bacterium:
ATCGCAATAGTCTTGAATTACTCTCGGAAATAAAGGTGCTTCACCCAAACCTGCCAATTATTGTACTAAGCATGTATGATGAAAAACAATTTGTCATTCGCGCATTGCGCGAGGGTGCGTCTGCCTATCTCACTAAGGATCGCGCGCCGGAAGAACTCTTGTGCGCTATTGGCAGCGTTCTTAAGGGGAAGCGATATTTGGGCGAAAATACTGCCCAGCAATTAGCCGATCACATGGCCCTTGTAGGGACTCAATCTAGCGATTTGCATGAAATGTTATCTGCCCGCGAATACGAAGTGTTTCTCGGTATTGCTTCGGGAAAATCAGTATCCGAGGTTGCAACCGAGCTAGGTTTAAGCGTTAAGACTGTAAGCACCTATCGCACACGGATTCTTCAAAAAATGGGTATGAGTTCCAACGCTGAAATAATGCGCTACGCACTAAGAAGTGGATTGGTTCAGTAAAGTCCACTGATAGGCTAATCGTCGTTCTACGCTTATCCGTTCATGTAGGACAAAGACCGACAGCGCGCTTCTAAAGGTCTTATTACATTTTCCACGAGATGCGGATACCGCGCTAAAGGTGTATTCGTGTATTCTAGTACTTGTGGCTACTAATGAATTTGACTCACATGCAGATCTCGGCGCAGATAGTCTCTCGACTGTGAATGTCATTGGTTATTCGGGACATTTGCGAGCCGAGTCAGCGATTGCCAAGCATATTAAAAAGCATCTTGCGATGATGCATCCAGCATACTTTGCTTTGGTGATGGCAACTGGCATCGTTGCGATTGCCTGTAATCTGTTTGGCCTCATTGCATTTTCGATAGTGCTATCCTGGATTAACCTAATTGCCTATCCCCTACTATGGGCATTATTTATCGCACGTATCGTTATGTTTGGCGATCGCGTCGTGTCGGATTTTGGCGACCACGGGCGTGCCCCTGGATATTTTACAGTTGTGGCCGCTACTGGCGTATTGGGTATTCAAGCGGCGATGTTGCACAATAGCCTTTTGGTAGCGCAGAGCCTGTGGTGGGTTTGCATTTCGTTGTGGGTTATTTGCACATACACTGTGTTTGCCATGCTTACTGTAAAGGCAAAGAAGCCGCCTTTGCAGAAGGGCATTAACGGAGGCTGGCTTGTAGCCGTGGTTGCAACTCAATCTGTCTGTGTGTTGGGTTGCGTGTTAGATGGTAACATTTTAGTCGATAACAACCGAGACAGTGCGCTCTTTGTGCTTATGTGTTTCTGGCTCGGAGGCGGCATGCTTTATCTGTGGATTATTGGGCTGATTTTTTACCGCTACATGTTCTTTCGCTTTTTGCCAAACGATCTCATGCCGCCTTATTGGATCAACATGGGAGCGGTTGCCATTTCAACGCTTGCCGGTCTCAGACTGCTAACTGCGATTGAGACATCTAACATGCTTATGCAGCTTTCGCCGTTTGTCTTGGGGCTTAGCGTCATGTACTGGGCAACGGCAACTTGGTGGATACCTATGCTTCTGGTTCTCGGTGTTTGGAGACATCACAAGTGCGGGATTAGGATTTTTTATGATCCGCTTTATTGGGGCCTGGTGTTCCCGCTTGGGATGTATGCTACGTGCACCTTTCAACTAGCCAATGTAATGCATTTGCCACTCCTCTTGTGGATCGCTCGTGGATTTGTCATTGCGGCAACTATTGCTTGGTTTTTGACGTTTCTTGGCCTTGGTCAACGCTTGCTATACGCGGGTTTGCTCGGGTGTCGTAGTGGTAGAAAGCGATCGAGCATTGATGAGGTAGTAAATGATTTTCATGTTCAACCTAGTATGTATAACTTAACAGAAGGAAGTATATTAAAATGAATAAGAAACAAGCACACTCGAATATCGTTTGGTCCGATGCGCCGCTTTTGGGCGCAGCGCATGAGGCAACAACCGTATCGGCTAGGGAGCGCTATGCGATAGCCGAAAATAAGATGAAACGTGGAAAACACCTCGTGGTAGCCGGATTTGTAGTAGCAGTTATAGGTATTTTCGTTTACTGCGTCTCCTGCCTGAGCGCGAACGTAAATCAGAATCTAGAAACTAATTTGTTGGAAAGGCCAATAATGCTCGTTGAGCCAGCGCTTGGCATTATTGCTATTGGAACGCTCCTCTGGCTAATAGGTTCGTTTATTTACCTAAGCGGCGGCATGGATAGCGATCCGGAGAATCCAGATCTGTATTTCTAGGGGCAAAAGTAGCAGAAAGTTAGACAGTTTGGCGAAACCCTATTCTTGACGCTAGTCGGAAAAAAGCGTTAAAATTCTGACTATGATTCAGAGAGGATGTAACCTGTCGAAAACAAATAGCTTTTTCCTGTTCGGCGCACGTGGGACAGGGAAGGCTACGCTCTTAGCGCAGAGTTTTTCAGCCCAAGATTCATTGCATGTCGATTTATTAGACTCAATAACGTACGACGATCTGCTGCTCGATAAATCGAGGTTTATTGCCTTGATCGATTCTGAGAAAAATATTCACAAGCGCGTAATTATTGATGAAGTGCAAAAACTGCCGGACTTATTAAATATAGCTCATTCTCAGATTCAAAAGCGCAAAAGGCAATTTATCCTAACTGGGTCTAGCAGTAGAAGGTTAAAGCAAAAGGGAACCAATCTTCTAGCTGGTCGTGCGTGGATATATAACCTCTTTCCGTTTTCCGTTTTGGAAATTGAAGCACAGTTTGATCTAAAGAAATGCTTAGAGGTTGGGGGCTTGCCAGAGCCATACTTAGCTGAGGATCGGCAATCTGCTATAGAATTTCTATCTGCTTATGTAGGGACTTATCTACAAAAGGAGATACAAGAAGAGCGGTGGGTAAGAAACATTGGCCCGTTTAGAAAATTTCTGGCGGTAGCGGCACAGATGAACGGTAAGATTGTAAATAAGTTAAGCATTGCTTCGGATATAGGCGTTG
This window contains:
- a CDS encoding response regulator transcription factor, with the translated sequence MRILLADDHAIVRSGLCRIITDAFPDASVDEVGSDRELLSKIGQASWSLLILDVALGNRNSLELLSEIKVLHPNLPIIVLSMYDEKQFVIRALREGASAYLTKDRAPEELLCAIGSVLKGKRYLGENTAQQLADHMALVGTQSSDLHEMLSAREYEVFLGIASGKSVSEVATELGLSVKTVSTYRTRILQKMGMSSNAEIMRYALRSGLVQ
- a CDS encoding tellurite resistance/C4-dicarboxylate transporter family protein, with product MMHPAYFALVMATGIVAIACNLFGLIAFSIVLSWINLIAYPLLWALFIARIVMFGDRVVSDFGDHGRAPGYFTVVAATGVLGIQAAMLHNSLLVAQSLWWVCISLWVICTYTVFAMLTVKAKKPPLQKGINGGWLVAVVATQSVCVLGCVLDGNILVDNNRDSALFVLMCFWLGGGMLYLWIIGLIFYRYMFFRFLPNDLMPPYWINMGAVAISTLAGLRLLTAIETSNMLMQLSPFVLGLSVMYWATATWWIPMLLVLGVWRHHKCGIRIFYDPLYWGLVFPLGMYATCTFQLANVMHLPLLLWIARGFVIAATIAWFLTFLGLGQRLLYAGLLGCRSGRKRSSIDEVVNDFHVQPSMYNLTEGSILK
- a CDS encoding ATP-binding protein, with product MIQRGCNLSKTNSFFLFGARGTGKATLLAQSFSAQDSLHVDLLDSITYDDLLLDKSRFIALIDSEKNIHKRVIIDEVQKLPDLLNIAHSQIQKRKRQFILTGSSSRRLKQKGTNLLAGRAWIYNLFPFSVLEIEAQFDLKKCLEVGGLPEPYLAEDRQSAIEFLSAYVGTYLQKEIQEERWVRNIGPFRKFLAVAAQMNGKIVNKLSIASDIGVDDVTVGNYFEIVEDTLIGFFLPAYHTSVRKAQKLSPKFYFIDTGIKRALDRTLSVNLEPQTKAWGDAFEHFIILEFRKNISYKRLNWEMFYIRTKEDVEIDLVIDRPGDKNLLIEIKSKNRVSESDAKALETLGKDLDSRAERLLISNDPLEQWFGKTRAINWKAAIKEIFS